Within Takifugu flavidus isolate HTHZ2018 chromosome 12, ASM371156v2, whole genome shotgun sequence, the genomic segment TgttgaggctttttttttttttttttttaaatttaaacatcTACAGGGACATGGAGTAcctaaaatataaatacaacAATCACTTcagaaaaaaacaccacaaacaaCCCACACTTTTGTGTCTCATATTTTGTCCGGTCTTCTGGAAACTGCAGACAGCCAACAAACTTCTATGAGAATAATATCTGGCAGGACAGTTCGTGGTTTTAATCGCTGCTCAACACCAGATCCGGGGGCGTGGTCTAATATGTAAATCATTGGAACGGACCAATCGCAGCTCGGGTCATACGCAAAGCGACGCAGAGACAACAATCCTCGGCCTGTGATTGGCCAGCGGAGCCGCCTCAACCGAGCAAAAGCAGAACTACCCACCCTATCTGTAGCTGAAAAAGTCCTGGATAAATATATTAAACCCTCTACCCTGACATATTCTCGACTGTTACACCGAAAACAATTTTGGAAAGAATTCGAGAGGACAAAGTTGCGACTTCATACACCTAAAATCTGCTCTAAAAACCCCACAGTCGCGAGGCaaggaaaagaacaaagaacGTAAACAAGCACCGAGCGTGGCCAGAGTCCCTGTCACAAGACAATAACAACAGGCGATGGGTACGCAGATCATTCATTAGGCTTACCACGTCTTCATATGTTCTCTGGTGTTCATTTCCCAGCCAGTCCAATCTTCTCGGTaagagctgcagagaagaagaatagAGGTGAAAAACTCGCggaatgtaaaagaaaaagccGACTGATGTCAAACGAGAAGGACAGATGCAGTTAAAAGTCGAGCGAGTGAAACAAGTTTGATCCTCGGAGTCGGTCAACACTCGTAGCAGCTAGCATAGCAGTGGGACAGCAAGAGTGCTGGCGACAATACACACCTGATGTTCCTCTAGTTCACTgatcaggacctgcaggacacagTCAGGCACATTAAAAGGCATCCAACAACTCTGTCATTCAGCAGCACCAAACTATTTTCAAATACAACAAACTCGTCCGGGAAGACGTGCCAGCTCACCTCAGCGGCTCTCCGACACGGACCAGTCGTTAGAAAACGTGATATCAAGTAATAAAGCTCTGAAACACAAGCACGGGGACGTTAGCAGTGAGAAAAGCAGTGGGCAAATCAATCGGCGACAACGATACTGGACCAAATTTCAGCTATCGGTGGGCTTTACTTAGCTTACCCGACTCAACGAGCGAAATATTCCGATTTTTTGCCATTGAATCGTCCGTGGTTTGGAGAGGTGACTTGTAAGGCAACTTTGCCTAGTGAGAAAAggtatatttatttaatttcagtaCACAGCACTGACCCCTCTCCACGGTAGCTCCCGCTTTCTCTTTAGCCTATTTGCAGTCACCATGGGAAGGATGAGGCCTTAACGAGAGCGCTGACTTCCGGCTCCACGGCGCCTCACAGGAAAGGGGGGGTTGGGAGGAGCAACAAAGACAGGCGACTACAGCGACGCTTTTACCCTAATGCAGCCGCTCTTTCACGCTTTATCAAAGGGAATTAGTCCAGGGAAGGAGACGTCTGCTCAAGCATAAACCCAATAAAACGCGACTGAATGCGATGAAACAATTGAGCTCACCTTCTACACTAGCTTAATTTCAACCCTACCTGCCTCGTACAAAAAACAGCCATAAAGGCTAATGTGACTCCAGATCAAAGACATGAAAGGCAAATTTTTGATTTCTTTCCTGGGTGGGGGAGAACAGCTGAAAAAACCCGATGGTCCACGTTTGTCTACAATAAGTTGGCAGTGAGAGGTTTCACTTCTCATCCAGGCTTCTTTATTTCAATCCTTCCTATGAACTGTGACAAATTTACCTATTCAAAATATGCTCTTATGACAAAGTGGCACTGAGAGATGTAATGAGCAGGAACAAGTGTTCTTCATGATACAGAGCTAAGATTAAACCCTATTTTCTGTTTCCACGTTCCCCTGAAAGGGCCAATAACAACCCTTCAGAGACAAATGTTATACCATACAAAGACATGAAATTTATTCAGGTTTGGTGAAATTATTCACAGCCAACAGGTGGATGCAAGCTTACATCAGTTTGAATCTTGAAACCCACATTTCCCGCACATTAGAGTTATTCATCAGCCGTAATCAAACGATGACCTTGCATCTGTTGTCACAGATTTTGGTCTAAATTCCCCAGTACACAACAGACTGAATTTAGACAATTTTCTTTGATGTAACGAACCCATCAACCCCCCATTTAATCAGCTGTATATTACAGTAAATTCCAGTTGGTCACTGAAAGGAGATGCTTGTATTTTGCACTGTAATCAATAAGTGTCTGAGGATATTAACAGCATTCAGTCACATCATCACCCAGATGTATTTGATGCATCTAACTAATGATTTAGACCACAATGCTGTCACATAACAGTAATACATAACTGAGAAACAGAGACAGTCATACTTTAATTGGCATTTTATACCAATtataaagaaaacattttaacctttaaaaaaacaaaactgtacaTTGGAAGCGAAAATCCAAACACCAAAACAGGAATTTACCCAATCAATTCCAGTACAAGTTAAAATGATTAAAGTAAACAGTGATGGGAGGAAATAATTACTCAACAGAAAACATAACCCTTAATTTTAACTTCATCCAATTCCCTTTCAAACAGTATTGTGATGTGATAGATTTTTtccaaaccaaacacattttaaaagctttcATTCATCTCAGGAATGTTTCATGTAAACTGTCCTGGAGTCCAGAATCTCAGAGAAAACTACAACTTAAAGCAAAAACTAACAGCCAGATCAATGAAAAAAGCATTAGGTAATAcaacaaactgaaaaaaatccCTTCCACAGGGgaagaaatttaaaaatgcCTTTTGGCCATCACATCCCTAAAAACATTATCATCTTAAGAAAATAGATAATAACAATCTCTGCATTGTACAGGAATCAAAGTACAGCGCGCGTTTCTGGATGTCCCCACTACTCGGTCTTCCCTTCCTTTTCGGCCTCACCGTCTTTTTCGtccgtctcctctgctgctgcggctggcTGTTcgataaagaaagaaaatgagcctTCTGCAGCGCACACGTGCAGTGGTACATACCAAAGTTTAATTGTGTGTCACCTCTTCAGCTTTAGCTTCCCCATTTTCTGGAGGACTTTCATCCTTCGTTTTGgcctcttccttcttctcttcctctggcTTGGCCTTTGCCACCTCTTTTACCTTCTTAGGCTTAGGAGGTGCCTGATTATAtccaaaatgaaacaaagcaGATCAATATATTCAATTCAGTTACTCAGAGAATAAACAAGTACAAGGGAAGAGCCTGCCTGGCCACTGAGCCTGTTCCCACTCAGGTTTCTGTCTTTCTAAATGGGTTTCTCGAATGTAAAAAGTACAATTGGCCTTGGCCTGTCACTTTAGCCAACTGAATTTGATGCCTgatgaatttttttttacctacCACACTAAGCGTGTGACCCAGTCGACACATCATTGGTGTGTTGCGAACAGCACTGATGGGTACTCTTGGTAGGTTGGGTTCAGGTCAGGGTGGCTTCCTCATTCACAATGATTTAAAAGTGACAGTGTCTCAACAGAGACATTAACTTAGCCTACTGTTGTGTTCCTTACAGCCTCGTCACTgtaaccacacagacaacaatgTCCAGAAGCTGAAATGAACGTGATCTAGCTAGGAAAGGTGTTCACGTTGCAAACAGGCCAGACAGAAGCATAATGGGGCCTTCAGTGGGTGTCGCAGGAGCTGAAAGCCTCATCCCTCTGCCTCCAGGTGAGAGGCAGGGCTGAGAGTAAATCCctcacctttttcttttctggtgTTGGAGCCGGCTGCActttctgtaaaaaaaacaacaacaacatttaacCGCATTACATTTCTGCAAGCACACAAGTGCAGCACACATCATTATGGTGTTACTATCTGTGGAACTTACATCACTCAGCCGTTGTGATTTTCTTGTtggctgcagaaaaacaaataggttaaaatacagcaaaaaaaatcccaacatgGTTAGCTCAAAAGACCAGAAATGTTGACATAAGGACAAATATTAGTGCTAGCAACTAATTTGAATCTTATTTGGATTCTTATGTGAAAAGTTTTGCCTGTATTCTACTTTCACTTGTTTCATTTAAtaacaatcaaacaaacaaaaaaaatcagtatcTGAGGTAAAATATGTACGGTACATCTAAAGGGACACACAAGTGTCATTTTTtgcctccttcctttcctccagATATGGATACAGAGATTTTTCTTCGTGCAGTAACCAGAGATGCATAAAAATAACCccctgctaattagcttagctcaaatAATGAATGAGCAGGCCTGTCTGTCTTAAGTCATCACATAATCTTCTCCATGCTACCATATGGTTGTTGTGACCTGAGCATTTACACAATTTAAAATCAGCGGCATGCTGCACCGTGAAAACCATGCCCTTATTTTCCAGTGATCTGAAGTGTGGTTTATGTGAAGAAACAAACCCAGTTTCACTACCTACAACCCTATAGGGTCAGAGTAAGATCTGTAATTGGTGGAGCCTGAGGTTTGAACTTCAATACTTCCTGGACTACACTGCCCCCTGTGTTTAACATCAACTACAAATGTAATTACACAATGGGGTAAACAAACAAGTAATAAcatgcacatttgtgtgttggTAGTTTCAGAACATTCATCTGAAGACTTTAGACAGATGTTAGTTGACTTTCTGTCGAATACCAGAAATACAAACTAAACTTGAAAACAGCATCTGAGCTTTCCAAACCTATTTCACTACAGACAAAGGTAAGATGAAGGCTGGGAAAAGGTTAAAACTAAAACACATAGATAAAAATTCTGTAGAATTAGAGTTAATTGTCTGTAGCCAGCATTGGCTGCTAATCCAGAAGAGAATTATTAGTGTATATTAAtacagaaaagtccaaataaaatataaagatTGTCtacaaacagttttttttagaaaaccATTGCTGATATTAATAAATTACcatttaaacatgcaaaatatgatatttttatttattatatgaCTGTGAATAAATCGGTGTCCTTTTGGGTAATGATCGGATCACAGCCCCTATTATGATCAGTCATTAATCTGCTCTAACTTGAAGAATCGGATTTGCGCTGCACTAAAGAAGAGGTGAATTCTAGCAGTGAATCCTTTCTGCTCTGGTAGATACTGACCTCTGTACTCCCCTCTGCAGCCCTGGCAGCCTGTGGGAGACAGCGACAAAACAAAAGTGTGAAGGCAGAGTAAAGAAGCGCTTCATGTGGGTGTGTTGTGAAGGGGGATGGgcacctctccctccccttaAATCAGAAAGGAATTATACAAGCTTGGTGGAAGACCGGGCTGCCACCTTTCTACTCAAATGTTCCTTCGGATTTctgccaccagcagctgctgccggcGAAAAACTCACGATTCACGGAGGCAGCCGGGAGTCATCAAAGTTTAAGTTAATCGGATAATCGGACTAATAGCGAAGAGTTTGTGCGGCCGCTGCAGATCTCGGCGGTGGCGCTCGGCGGGTCACAATAAAGTCAAAATCTCCACAGCACGTACACATAAAACACGCCGACAAATTCGGAACTTAAAAATAAGAGTTGCTCTAATGCAGGAGCATAAAGCCGGGATTAGGTCCAAATACCCGCAGGCGTTTCGGCAAGACATTTTCTTTAAGTGGCAACCTGTTCGTCGGCTCATATTCACGCCCGCACCAAGAAAGGTGCATAAAAACACGTCTGCGAATAAAAGCGAGGACGGCACGTATGCTTGGGTTTGTAAAACGTGGGGATAGATGTACAATCTATTTTATTCGACCAAAGGGCGCCACTTCCCTGTTTTTAGCGGCTAACCCGAGTACAGTAAATGTGGCTCACTCGCTGTGGAAACATGCAAGTCCGGACAATTCGAAAACCGAGATCGGCGCATCGAAAAATGTTGCAAATGCAGCCGTGCGACCAACTCACCCTTCTCCGCACCATGGTCCCCTGTTTTGTTCGTCAGCTGTTCGATTTAGAAAGAGAAGAGCAAAACCTTTTGCGGGTCAGCGAAGAAAATCGACTCTTTATCTCTGCCTCCCTTCACCTTCAGAAAAGTGCGTTAACGTAAACGCCTGAGCAGGACAAAATCTAGCTAAAACCGGATTGGATCCCCCCTCACGGTACATTTTAGCCCTTATCCTACCAACCTAGCAGGCAGCGGCATATCCCGCCCCTGGCGCCCAGTGATTGGCTTTCATGTGAAGGCTCCACATTTTTGAACCATAACACCTTACCTGTGTGGGCAGCACCGTACGCCAGTCAACACCAGCCGActcttccttcttttattgTCACAGGATGTTCCCCTGAGACGTGTGACATGAACGGTTTTACAACCTATTTGGTTGTTAGACGTTATATTGATGCTTATGAAAACTGGCATCATCCCCTGATGTATCCCCTTGGTATATGTATGTTAAGGTTTATGACTCAATGAGTTAATCGGTCTCAATAACCTCGGTTTACTTTCGTCTATTAGCATGGATGAATGGGTAAAGTGTATCTGCGCCATAGGTTGAATGTACACGAACTCGTCTTGGGTGACGTCAGTATTCCGTCTCGTGCGTCCCAGCAGCTCAGTGCCGGATATGCGCCATGTCACAGTTGCGCATGCGCTAACCAATTAACGTTCTTCGAGCCATTTTTGGCTTTTATGAAGGACAATAACAATAAGGACAAGGATAAGAATTTAACGCTACCAAGGAGGTCACGTGGCAGCCGGTGTTTATTTATCCGTTAGCAAAGAATTCCGCAAGTCATTAACGAATTTTAATGcatatttcagaaaatgttgatGTTGATAATGAGCCAAGGAAGAACTTGTTATATTTTTGCGATGTTTTGGATTCCAGAGAGAGTTTGAACTTTGACTTTGATATGTTacgtaaccttgtattactactgtacAGTCCAACAACCTtcattaaaggaagacaaatCAGAGCTCTCAAGTGCCTTGATTCCCCACTGGAAATCATTATCTAAAAACATGGCACCTCACTCAATGCTCTTTTCTCTTGGGCCAACCTTTAAATACAAGACCAGCAATAGTTAATACACATCAGTAGTTTGACAAATTGAAATGGGATTTTGGATCTATTAATTTGTCAATATGTATTTTATACTAATTACCGACTGTTTATTGCCTGTTTacttaatttgtttttttttttatggtcatgagctttgggtaatgaccgaaagatcaagatcacgggtacaagcggccgaaatgagcttcctccgtagggtggctgggctctcccttagagatagggtgagaagctctgccatccgggaggagctcggagtagagccgctgctcctccgcgttgagaggagccagatgaggtggcttgggtatctagttaggatgccccctggacgcctccctggtgcagtgttcagggcatgtccctccggtaggagaccccgggaagacccaggacacgttggagagactatgtctctcgactggtctgggaacgcctggggatccctccggatgagctggaagaagtagctggggagagggaagtctgggcttctcttcttaggctgctgccaccgcgacccgaccccggataagcgggagagaatggatggatggatgattacaAATGCGTGATGTTTTTCAAAATTGATGTCTATACTGTCTTGTCTCATTGACGCATATGTGTAACGCACAGGTTAGCGCATGCGCAGAAATGAACCGAGCCGCTCAGGTTCCGGGTGCAGATCAGGCTAAAAGCTCCACTGAAGAGCCAACATGGCGGCCGGCTATGCGTGGTTTCTTGTGCTTggttctgtttttctctgtaatcTCATGAAGACACTGCTACCGTCTATTTCATCTTTTGTAAGTACGATCTATATATTCAGTAGGTAAAGTGGTTATCTTTAATGTCGATGATATTGCAAAATTAGTTGCCCCTGACTTTAAAGAGCTTCTCTTAGCTAGCTCGCTGATGAGTCAAATTGTGAAATTCTAAGGGTGAGCTTTCATTATGatgataaaataatttaattgaaATTAAGCACATGTATCCTCCATTTATAATTATTTTCGTAACACATATTCATGAGCTTTAatcatgtgtttattttgacTTAGGTCGCCACAATTCCCTTTTCTTGATacgttgttttttgtttttttttcccccattcaAGCTGTCTAAATTGGTCCAGAAAGATGCTGAACAAGAGAGCGAGATGAGGGCTGAGATCCATGAAATGAAGAAGGAGCAGTCCACAATCAGCATGATGGATGAATTTGCCAGACATGCCCGGCTGGAGCGCAAAATCAACAAAATGACAGACAAGCTGAAAACACATGGTAGGAGACATGCAGGATTCCCTAGAACACACACTAGCAGGATTTAGTGAGGAATAAATCACTTTTGCAATTGAGAGaacttgatttatttttctgttttcatctttgGGCTTCATGGGGGTGGAGGGGCCAGAAGACTGTTTCTGCTTCTGCAGTAGATTCATACGT encodes:
- the LOC130534706 gene encoding non-histone chromosomal protein HMG-14A-like, translated to MVRRRAARAAEGSTEPTRKSQRLSDKVQPAPTPEKKKAPPKPKKVKEVAKAKPEEEKKEEAKTKDESPPENGEAKAEEPAAAAEETDEKDGEAEKEGKTE
- the get1 gene encoding guided entry of tail-anchored proteins factor 1 translates to MAAGYAWFLVLGSVFLCNLMKTLLPSISSFLSKLVQKDAEQESEMRAEIHEMKKEQSTISMMDEFARHARLERKINKMTDKLKTHVKSRTAQQAKMKWVVNIVFYILQAALMISLIWKFYSDPVTVVPSKWIAPVERLVAFPTGVAGGVGITCWLVVCNKVITLGLHAIS